Proteins encoded within one genomic window of Formosa agariphila KMM 3901:
- a CDS encoding DUF4301 family protein, whose protein sequence is MNFSEQDLKQIEDKGLTLQKISSQVEQFKNGIPFIDLESPAVLDHGLLKFDDAERKAYVAAYDEKRKDLSVLKFVPASGAATRMFKNLFSFVSNFNPEGSETFDAYIEKTNDKNLASFFKGVEDLPFYNLVLDVINHNYPDYSTYSADKQKWIFVNVMLDEKYLDYGSFPKGLLPFHKYDDHISTAFEEHLFEAASYASANGKANLHFTISETHNDKFESEFKQIKPVVEKVTNLDYNISFSFQKQSTDTIALTPDKEPFREDDGTLLFRPSGHGALIENLNDLDADVIFIKNIDNVVVSKYKDNVVEYKKVLAGVLLELQEQAFAYLNDLDKGEADEAELVEIAEFLKRKLNVDIAIDFEKFANTYQTEYLKEKLNRPIRICGMVKNEGEPGGGPFWVEDHNGNLSLQIVESAQIDLDNQTQNAVLQGSTHFNPVDLVCGTKDYKGEAFNLLKYVDPTTGFITQKTKEGKELLALELPGLWNGAMANWNTVFVEVPLNTFNPVKTVADLLKPAHQM, encoded by the coding sequence ATGAATTTTTCAGAACAAGATTTAAAACAAATAGAAGATAAAGGATTAACCTTACAAAAAATTTCTTCGCAAGTAGAGCAATTTAAAAACGGTATTCCATTTATAGATTTAGAATCGCCAGCTGTATTAGACCACGGACTTTTAAAGTTTGATGATGCCGAGCGCAAAGCTTATGTGGCAGCTTACGATGAAAAACGTAAAGATTTGTCAGTTTTAAAATTCGTTCCAGCATCTGGCGCCGCAACAAGAATGTTTAAAAACTTATTTAGTTTTGTTTCAAATTTTAATCCAGAAGGATCAGAGACTTTCGATGCTTATATTGAGAAAACTAACGATAAAAATCTAGCTTCTTTTTTTAAAGGCGTAGAAGATTTACCTTTTTATAATTTAGTTTTAGACGTAATAAATCATAATTATCCAGATTATTCGACGTATAGTGCCGATAAACAAAAATGGATTTTCGTTAATGTAATGTTAGACGAAAAATACTTAGATTATGGTTCGTTCCCAAAAGGATTACTCCCGTTTCATAAATACGATGATCATATTTCTACTGCGTTCGAAGAGCATTTATTTGAAGCGGCTTCTTATGCGTCTGCAAATGGAAAAGCAAATCTTCATTTTACAATTTCTGAAACACATAACGATAAGTTTGAATCCGAGTTTAAACAAATTAAACCTGTTGTAGAGAAAGTAACAAACTTAGATTATAATATTTCATTTTCATTTCAAAAACAATCTACAGATACAATTGCATTAACACCAGATAAAGAGCCATTTCGTGAAGACGACGGAACCTTATTATTTAGACCTTCGGGACACGGTGCTTTAATTGAAAATTTAAACGATTTAGATGCAGATGTTATCTTCATTAAAAATATAGATAATGTCGTGGTCTCTAAGTATAAAGACAATGTTGTAGAGTATAAAAAAGTACTCGCAGGTGTGTTGTTAGAGTTGCAAGAACAAGCCTTTGCCTATTTAAACGATTTAGATAAAGGTGAAGCTGATGAAGCAGAATTAGTAGAAATAGCTGAGTTTTTAAAACGGAAGTTAAATGTAGACATTGCAATTGATTTTGAAAAGTTTGCAAACACATATCAAACAGAGTATTTAAAAGAAAAACTTAATCGCCCAATTCGTATTTGTGGTATGGTTAAAAATGAAGGCGAACCTGGTGGTGGACCATTTTGGGTAGAAGATCATAATGGAAATTTATCGCTTCAAATTGTAGAGTCAGCTCAAATAGATCTTGATAATCAAACGCAGAACGCAGTATTACAAGGGTCAACTCATTTTAACCCTGTAGATTTAGTGTGCGGAACAAAAGATTATAAAGGAGAAGCATTCAATTTATTAAAGTATGTTGATCCAACTACCGGATTTATTACCCAAAAAACAAAAGAAGGAAAAGAGCTGTTAGCCTTAGAATTACCAGGATTATGGAATGGTGCTATGGCCAACTGGAATACTGTTTTTGTAGAGGTACCTTTAAATACCTTTAATCCAGTAAAAACTGTTGCCGATTTACTGAAACCTGCGCACCAAATGTAA
- a CDS encoding AAA family ATPase, giving the protein MEEDLRQSPSNNLKIVLFGPESTGKTVLAKQLAEHYNTIYVPEFSRTYALEKNKTNDVLTEDDVIPIAKGQMFLENELTKAAKNLLICDTNLLETKVYAEVYYKGFYNESLTASAIENHYNLYFLTYIDIPWEADEVRDKPNERETMFNAFKKALNDYNKPYVLLKGTFKERFDLAVKHIDKLILEHA; this is encoded by the coding sequence ATGGAAGAAGACCTTAGACAAAGCCCCTCAAACAACTTAAAAATTGTATTGTTTGGGCCAGAGTCGACAGGAAAGACCGTGTTGGCAAAACAATTGGCAGAGCATTATAACACCATATATGTGCCAGAGTTTTCCAGAACTTATGCATTGGAGAAAAATAAAACGAATGACGTTTTAACTGAAGACGATGTTATACCTATAGCAAAAGGGCAAATGTTTTTAGAGAATGAGTTAACCAAAGCGGCTAAAAACTTATTAATTTGTGATACGAATTTGTTAGAAACAAAAGTCTATGCAGAAGTCTATTACAAAGGATTTTATAATGAGTCTTTGACAGCTTCGGCCATAGAAAATCATTATAATTTGTACTTTTTAACGTATATTGATATCCCTTGGGAAGCAGACGAGGTTAGAGACAAACCAAACGAACGAGAAACTATGTTTAATGCATTTAAAAAGGCTTTAAACGATTATAATAAACCATATGTTTTACTAAAAGGAACCTTTAAAGAACGTTTCGATTTGGCTGTTAAACATATAGATAAATTAATATTAGAACACGCATGA
- the pnuC gene encoding nicotinamide riboside transporter PnuC: MSQIFNFLFGQYEGYQTINIVLEIVAVIFGFLSVWFSKKNNILVFPTGMISTLIFVYLLLHWGLLGDMMINAYYFIMSVYGWYIWTRKVDDDQLTPISRTTAKEQKVGVAIFVATMVFVYIIYTVFDKLTSWVAWIDILTTGLFFVGMWLMAKRKLENWTLWIIADIISIPLYFYKGFTFTSLQYLGFTFIAISGYYAWKKTLDKAPQTT; the protein is encoded by the coding sequence ATGTCCCAAATTTTTAATTTTTTATTCGGACAATACGAAGGGTATCAAACCATAAATATAGTACTTGAAATAGTGGCTGTAATTTTTGGGTTCTTATCGGTGTGGTTTTCTAAGAAAAATAACATTTTAGTCTTTCCAACCGGAATGATTAGTACGCTTATTTTTGTCTATCTATTGTTACATTGGGGCTTGTTAGGAGATATGATGATTAATGCCTATTATTTTATAATGAGTGTTTATGGATGGTATATCTGGACCAGAAAAGTAGATGACGACCAATTAACCCCAATCTCTAGAACAACGGCTAAAGAACAAAAAGTAGGAGTGGCCATATTTGTTGCAACTATGGTTTTTGTATATATAATTTATACAGTTTTCGATAAGTTAACAAGCTGGGTGGCCTGGATAGATATACTTACAACAGGTTTGTTTTTTGTAGGGATGTGGCTTATGGCAAAACGCAAATTAGAGAACTGGACACTTTGGATTATTGCCGATATTATTTCAATTCCGCTTTATTTTTATAAAGGATTTACATTTACAAGCCTACAGTATTTAGGATTTACATTTATAGCAATTTCAGGATATTACGCATGGAAGAAGACCTTAGACAAAGCCCCTCAAACAACTTAA
- a CDS encoding thiamine-binding protein: MKISVELTLMPLNADYEPPIQEFIKDLRASEFTILENPLSTQVYGDFDKVMPFLTDALRASFQNLDGVIANMKIVKSDRSDYVPNF, encoded by the coding sequence ATGAAAATATCTGTAGAGTTAACTCTAATGCCCTTGAATGCTGATTACGAACCGCCAATTCAAGAATTTATTAAAGATTTAAGAGCTTCAGAATTTACGATTTTAGAAAATCCATTAAGTACTCAAGTGTATGGTGATTTCGATAAGGTCATGCCGTTTTTAACGGATGCTTTACGAGCATCTTTCCAAAATTTAGACGGTGTAATAGCGAATATGAAAATTGTGAAGAGCGATAGAAGCGATTATGTCCCAAATTTTTAA
- a CDS encoding geranylgeranylglyceryl/heptaprenylglyceryl phosphate synthase, translating to MNVLNHILNNIFNTKKQLAILIDPEKIRLADVEGFVKKINQSVANYIFVGGSTVPVDLTEPLVLEIKKHTNLPVVLFPGDVVQITDKANALLFLSLLSGRNPAYLIGKHVEAIPRLKETSLEIIPTGYLLIENGETSTVQKVTDTEPMPSKHIENIVHTALAGELLGMRLMYLEAGSGAKSPVAPEIIKAVSNDLSIPLIVGGGIKSRAQMDQAFKAGANLVVIGTALEKNEALFNNLKRW from the coding sequence ATGAACGTATTAAATCATATTTTAAATAACATTTTTAACACAAAAAAACAATTAGCAATTCTAATTGATCCTGAAAAAATTAGACTCGCTGATGTTGAGGGATTTGTTAAAAAAATTAATCAATCTGTAGCCAATTATATTTTTGTAGGTGGTAGTACCGTTCCTGTGGATCTTACAGAACCTTTAGTGTTAGAAATTAAAAAGCATACTAATCTTCCAGTTGTTTTATTTCCTGGAGATGTTGTGCAGATTACAGATAAAGCTAATGCATTATTGTTTTTATCGTTATTATCTGGTAGAAATCCAGCTTATTTAATAGGTAAACATGTAGAGGCTATTCCACGTTTAAAAGAAACCAGTTTAGAAATTATTCCAACAGGTTACCTTTTAATTGAAAATGGAGAAACAAGCACTGTACAAAAGGTTACTGATACAGAACCAATGCCTTCTAAACATATAGAAAATATAGTACATACTGCTTTAGCTGGTGAGTTATTGGGTATGCGCCTTATGTACTTAGAAGCAGGTAGTGGTGCCAAAAGTCCAGTTGCTCCAGAAATTATTAAAGCCGTTAGCAACGATTTAAGTATTCCGCTAATTGTTGGTGGTGGTATTAAAAGTAGGGCCCAAATGGATCAAGCATTTAAAGCAGGTGCTAATTTGGTAGTTATAGGTACAGCTCTTGAAAAAAATGAAGCATTATTCAACAATCTTAAACGTTGGTAA
- a CDS encoding 4'-phosphopantetheinyl transferase family protein: MPVYKTLQPNSQTTVKIWKITESYDELFQAVKLKPESLTRVLGMKSELHQRGFLSVRCLLAELGYSDFDLYYDQNGKPHLKDGRHISITHSFTFSGVVISDKKTGIDIEKNREKVKLIAHKFSNYEFCYLSEDEIDYVKKLTVIWGAKEALYKLYATPGLSFYNHILVIPFDLNEGQTTAWIDYKDSKNRFDIYFLEFEDFTCVYTVT, from the coding sequence ATGCCAGTATATAAAACCCTACAGCCTAATTCACAAACTACTGTTAAGATTTGGAAAATTACAGAGTCTTATGATGAATTGTTTCAAGCTGTTAAGTTAAAACCAGAAAGTTTAACTCGCGTTTTGGGCATGAAAAGTGAATTGCACCAACGCGGATTCTTAAGTGTAAGATGCTTGTTAGCCGAATTGGGATACTCAGATTTCGATTTATATTACGATCAAAATGGGAAGCCACATTTAAAAGATGGCAGGCATATATCTATAACGCATTCGTTTACGTTTTCGGGAGTTGTTATTAGTGATAAAAAAACAGGAATAGATATTGAGAAAAATCGAGAAAAAGTGAAATTAATCGCCCATAAATTCTCAAATTATGAATTCTGCTATTTATCTGAAGATGAAATTGATTATGTTAAAAAACTTACCGTTATTTGGGGGGCAAAAGAAGCATTATATAAATTATATGCAACACCCGGATTAAGTTTTTATAACCACATCTTGGTGATTCCTTTTGATTTAAATGAAGGCCAAACTACAGCTTGGATAGATTATAAAGATAGCAAGAACCGATTCGATATCTATTTTTTAGAATTCGAAGATTTTACTTGCGTTTACACAGTTACATAG
- the ahcY gene encoding adenosylhomocysteinase produces the protein MNTKTIPYVPYKVKDMSLAAWGRKEIELAEAEMPGLMSLREEYKDSQPLKGARIAGCLHMTIQTAVLIETLKALGAEVTWSSCNIFSTQDQAAAAIADGGTAVYAWKGLTEEEFEWCIEQTLFFGEDRKPLNMILDDGGDLTNMVLDKYPELVDGINGLSEETTTGVHRLYERMKNGTLPMPAININDSVTKSKFDNKYGCRESAVDAIRRATDVMLAGKRVIVCGYGDVGKGTAASFKGAGSIVTVTEIDPICALQAAMDGFEVKKLESVVPTADIVITTTGNKDIVRAEHFKAMKDKTIVCNIGHFDNEIQVGWLNDNYGDTKDTIKPQVDKYTIDGKDIILLAEGRLVNLGCATGHPSFVMSNSFTNQTLAQIELWTNRDAYKNEVYMLPKHLDEKVAKLHLAKIGVELTELKPDQAEYIGVTVEGPYKPEYYRY, from the coding sequence ATGAATACAAAAACGATTCCTTACGTACCTTATAAAGTAAAAGATATGTCGCTTGCGGCTTGGGGAAGAAAAGAAATTGAATTAGCCGAAGCAGAGATGCCAGGTCTAATGAGCCTTCGTGAAGAGTACAAAGACAGTCAACCTTTAAAAGGTGCTAGAATTGCTGGATGTTTACATATGACGATTCAGACTGCTGTATTAATTGAAACTTTAAAAGCTTTAGGTGCTGAAGTAACCTGGAGTTCTTGCAATATTTTCTCTACGCAAGATCAAGCTGCTGCTGCAATTGCAGATGGTGGTACTGCTGTTTATGCTTGGAAAGGTTTAACAGAAGAAGAATTTGAATGGTGTATAGAGCAGACTTTATTTTTTGGTGAAGACAGAAAACCATTAAACATGATTCTTGATGATGGTGGAGATTTAACAAATATGGTTTTAGATAAATACCCAGAACTAGTTGATGGTATTAACGGTTTATCTGAAGAAACTACAACTGGAGTTCACCGTTTATACGAACGTATGAAAAACGGAACGTTACCAATGCCTGCAATTAACATTAACGACTCGGTTACAAAATCTAAATTCGATAACAAATACGGATGTAGAGAAAGTGCTGTAGACGCTATTCGTCGTGCAACAGATGTTATGTTAGCTGGTAAACGTGTTATTGTTTGTGGTTATGGTGATGTTGGTAAAGGTACAGCTGCTTCTTTTAAAGGAGCTGGTAGTATTGTTACCGTTACAGAAATAGACCCTATTTGCGCATTACAAGCTGCAATGGATGGTTTTGAAGTTAAGAAATTAGAATCTGTAGTTCCAACTGCCGATATCGTAATTACAACTACAGGAAACAAAGATATCGTTCGTGCAGAGCATTTCAAGGCTATGAAAGATAAAACCATAGTATGTAACATTGGTCACTTCGATAACGAAATTCAAGTAGGATGGCTAAACGACAACTACGGAGATACTAAAGATACAATTAAGCCTCAAGTAGATAAATATACTATAGACGGAAAAGATATTATTTTATTAGCTGAAGGACGTTTAGTAAACTTAGGTTGTGCAACTGGACACCCAAGTTTTGTAATGAGTAACTCATTTACAAACCAAACATTAGCTCAAATCGAATTGTGGACTAACAGAGATGCTTACAAAAACGAAGTATACATGTTACCTAAGCATTTAGATGAAAAAGTAGCTAAATTACACTTAGCTAAAATTGGTGTTGAACTTACTGAGTTAAAACCTGACCAAGCAGAATATATTGGTGTAACGGTTGAAGGTCCTTACAAACCTGAGTACTATAGATACTAA
- the rpmA gene encoding 50S ribosomal protein L27, which produces MAHKKGVGSSKNGRESESKRLGVKIFGGQAAIAGNIIIRQRGNTHHPGENVYAGKDHTLHARVDGVVKFTKKKDNKSYVSIVPFEA; this is translated from the coding sequence ATGGCTCACAAAAAAGGGGTAGGTAGTTCTAAGAACGGTAGAGAATCAGAATCAAAACGCTTAGGTGTAAAGATTTTTGGTGGTCAAGCTGCAATTGCTGGAAATATCATCATAAGACAAAGAGGTAATACACATCACCCAGGTGAAAATGTATATGCTGGTAAAGACCACACATTACACGCTAGAGTAGATGGTGTTGTGAAATTTACAAAGAAAAAAGACAACAAGTCTTACGTTTCTATAGTTCCTTTCGAGGCTTAA
- the rplU gene encoding 50S ribosomal protein L21, protein MYAIVEIAGQQFKVVKDQKVFVHRLASEEGDAVSFDNVLLIGDGDNITLGAPAIDGAQVSAKILKHLKGDKVIVFKKKRRKGYRVKNGHRQALTEIVIESIAASGAKKAAPATKAKKATATKADDLKKIEGAGPKAAEALVNAGIDTFAKVANTPAEKLSEVLTAASSRLSHIVTETWPKQAQLAADGKWDELKVLQDKLDGGIEK, encoded by the coding sequence ATGTACGCAATTGTAGAGATAGCAGGGCAACAATTTAAAGTTGTAAAAGACCAAAAAGTGTTTGTTCACCGTTTAGCTTCTGAAGAAGGAGATGCAGTATCTTTTGATAATGTACTTCTTATAGGAGATGGTGACAATATTACTTTAGGCGCCCCGGCTATAGATGGAGCACAAGTAAGTGCAAAAATCTTAAAACACCTTAAAGGTGATAAAGTTATTGTTTTCAAGAAAAAGAGACGTAAAGGATACCGTGTTAAAAACGGTCACCGTCAAGCTCTTACTGAAATCGTAATTGAAAGCATTGCTGCTTCTGGAGCTAAAAAAGCTGCACCAGCAACAAAAGCTAAAAAAGCAACTGCTACTAAAGCAGATGATTTAAAGAAAATCGAAGGTGCTGGACCTAAAGCTGCTGAAGCTTTAGTAAATGCTGGAATCGATACTTTCGCTAAAGTCGCAAATACACCAGCTGAGAAATTAAGCGAAGTGTTAACTGCTGCTAGCTCAAGATTATCTCACATCGTTACAGAAACTTGGCCAAAACAAGCTCAGTTAGCTGCAGATGGTAAATGGGATGAATTAAAAGTATTACAAGACAAATTAGACGGTGGAATTGAAAAGTAA
- a CDS encoding M16 family metallopeptidase, which yields MKKRLFSLASLLLVGHLATAQKVEFEEYDLDNGLHVILHQDNTAPVVTTSVMYHVGAKDENPERTGFAHFFEHLLFEGTENIERGEFMKIIPANGGKFNANTTNDRTYYYEVFPSNKVELGLWLESERLMHPVINQIGVDTQNEVVKEEKRMRYDNSPYGSLIINVQKNLFIKHPYRWTTIGEMEHLDAATLQEFKDFNKKFYIPNNAVLVVAGDIDKAQVKKMIQDYFGPIPKGTPVVRDLPQEAPITTEIKAKAYDGNIKIPAIVEAYRTPSYKEKDSYVLNMISEYLSGGKSSKLYKKLVDEKKMALQVGAMSMSLEDYSAYIVYGLPLGDTSLADLTKEIDEEIVKLQTNLISERDHQKLLNQFENNFVNSNSSVEGIASSLATYYLLYDDVNLINDEINIYRSITREDIQAVAKKYLNPNQRLLLEYLPEEKKQ from the coding sequence ATGAAAAAACGCTTATTTTCTTTAGCTTCTTTGTTGCTTGTTGGCCATTTGGCAACAGCTCAAAAAGTTGAATTTGAAGAGTACGATTTGGACAACGGATTGCATGTTATTCTTCACCAAGACAACACTGCGCCAGTTGTTACAACCTCTGTAATGTACCATGTAGGAGCAAAAGATGAAAACCCAGAGCGTACTGGATTTGCTCACTTTTTTGAACACCTCTTATTTGAAGGTACCGAAAACATAGAACGTGGAGAATTCATGAAAATTATTCCTGCTAACGGCGGAAAATTTAATGCAAACACCACAAATGATAGAACATACTATTACGAAGTCTTTCCTTCTAACAAAGTAGAACTTGGTTTATGGCTAGAGTCTGAACGTTTAATGCACCCGGTAATCAACCAAATTGGTGTAGATACACAAAATGAGGTTGTAAAAGAAGAAAAACGTATGCGCTATGATAACAGTCCATATGGAAGTCTTATTATTAATGTACAAAAAAATCTTTTTATAAAGCATCCATACCGCTGGACTACTATTGGAGAAATGGAACACTTAGATGCTGCAACATTACAAGAGTTTAAAGACTTCAATAAAAAGTTTTACATCCCAAATAATGCCGTTTTAGTTGTTGCTGGTGATATCGATAAAGCACAAGTTAAAAAAATGATCCAAGATTATTTCGGACCAATTCCAAAAGGAACTCCAGTAGTAAGAGACCTACCTCAAGAAGCTCCTATTACAACGGAGATTAAAGCCAAAGCTTATGACGGAAATATTAAAATTCCTGCTATCGTTGAAGCCTATAGAACACCATCCTATAAAGAGAAGGATTCTTATGTTTTAAATATGATTTCTGAATACTTAAGTGGTGGAAAATCATCTAAACTATACAAAAAACTGGTAGATGAAAAAAAGATGGCTTTACAAGTCGGAGCTATGAGTATGAGTCTAGAAGATTATAGTGCATATATTGTTTATGGTTTACCATTAGGAGACACTTCACTTGCCGATTTAACTAAAGAAATTGACGAAGAAATTGTAAAACTTCAAACAAATTTAATTTCAGAAAGAGATCATCAAAAATTACTTAATCAATTCGAAAATAATTTTGTTAATTCAAATTCTAGTGTCGAAGGTATTGCTAGCTCTTTAGCGACTTACTATTTACTTTACGACGATGTGAATTTAATTAATGACGAAATTAATATATACAGATCTATAACAAGAGAAGATATTCAAGCCGTTGCTAAAAAGTATTTAAACCCTAACCAAAGGTTATTATTAGAGTACTTACCAGAAGAAAAGAAGCAATAA
- a CDS encoding M16 family metallopeptidase yields MKTKISVLLALFLMSVGVHAQIDRSKQPEPGPAPKISLETPQEFQLKNGIKVLVVENHKLPKVTYSLTLDNKPITEGDKAGVSSLLSDMLGNGTTSIPKDEFNDEIDFLGARLGFGSQSAYASSLTKYTGRILELMADAAINPLFTEEEFQKSKDQLIEGLKSQEKSVDAIASRVGSALSFGKHTAYGEFVTEETVNNITLQDVKDFYNTYFIPNNAYLIVVGDIDFKTAKKAITKDFGKWKKGAEIKTTLPEVTPNVATTQIDFVDMSNAVQSNIVVTNNVDLKMNHPDYFSAQIANYILGGGGEGYLFKNLREEHAYTYGAYSSLRDSRYNGGRFTASSQVRNAVTDSAAVQILNEINRIKTEPVDPKDLESAKAKYIGSFVMALEKPETVAEYALNIKLNNLPSDFYETYLEKINALTPADIQKAANKYFQSKNSRIIITGKGSDVLTNLEKTGIPVKYYDTYAKPIDKPVYEVAIPEGVTAESVLQNYITAIGGKEMLDKVNTLVIKYEAEANGSKIISEEKRAIGKLAQNLFVNDNLAVAMIVTPEDVFVKQGGAKNPIPAEMAKDMRVSSGLFMEQTILALGTAKLAGIEDVKGQKAYKIEVPGTTVSYNLFYDVETSLKVKETQVINMGGQSQVQDSFLKDYKAFEGILFPSIKESSQMGQPIHANLQEVLINSGVTDADFQ; encoded by the coding sequence ATGAAAACAAAAATATCAGTATTATTAGCATTGTTTTTAATGTCTGTTGGCGTTCACGCACAAATAGACAGATCTAAACAACCTGAACCAGGACCAGCTCCAAAAATTTCACTAGAAACACCTCAAGAATTCCAATTAAAAAACGGAATAAAAGTACTTGTTGTAGAAAATCATAAATTACCTAAAGTAACGTACTCATTAACGTTAGACAACAAACCCATTACTGAAGGTGATAAAGCTGGAGTTTCAAGTTTACTTTCAGACATGTTAGGTAACGGAACGACTTCTATCCCTAAAGATGAATTTAATGATGAAATCGACTTCTTAGGTGCTCGATTAGGATTTGGATCTCAAAGCGCTTATGCCTCTTCTTTAACAAAATACACTGGTCGTATTTTAGAATTAATGGCCGATGCCGCTATAAACCCATTATTTACAGAAGAAGAATTTCAGAAAAGTAAAGACCAATTAATTGAAGGTTTAAAATCTCAAGAAAAAAGTGTCGATGCAATTGCTTCTAGAGTAGGATCTGCATTATCTTTTGGAAAACACACAGCTTACGGAGAATTTGTTACCGAAGAAACCGTGAACAACATCACACTTCAAGATGTTAAAGATTTCTACAACACATACTTTATACCTAACAATGCCTATTTAATAGTTGTTGGAGATATCGATTTTAAAACAGCTAAAAAAGCAATCACAAAAGATTTTGGAAAATGGAAAAAAGGGGCTGAAATAAAAACCACACTTCCTGAGGTTACTCCAAACGTAGCAACTACTCAAATAGACTTTGTAGACATGTCTAACGCTGTACAATCTAATATTGTTGTAACTAACAATGTTGATTTAAAAATGAATCACCCAGATTATTTTTCTGCACAAATTGCAAACTACATTTTAGGTGGTGGTGGTGAAGGTTATTTATTTAAAAACCTTCGTGAAGAACATGCCTATACTTACGGTGCTTATTCATCTCTTAGAGATAGCCGCTACAACGGTGGTCGTTTTACTGCTAGCTCTCAAGTAAGAAATGCTGTAACAGATAGTGCTGCAGTTCAGATTTTAAATGAAATCAACAGAATTAAAACAGAACCTGTAGACCCTAAAGATTTAGAAAGTGCTAAAGCTAAATATATAGGTAGTTTTGTAATGGCTTTAGAAAAACCCGAAACTGTTGCAGAATATGCACTTAATATTAAATTAAATAATCTTCCAAGTGACTTTTACGAAACCTATTTGGAGAAAATTAATGCTTTAACACCTGCAGATATTCAGAAAGCAGCAAACAAATATTTTCAATCTAAAAATTCACGTATCATAATTACAGGTAAAGGAAGTGACGTTTTAACTAATCTTGAAAAAACAGGAATCCCAGTTAAATATTACGATACTTACGCTAAACCAATAGACAAGCCTGTATACGAAGTTGCTATACCTGAAGGTGTAACTGCAGAAAGTGTTTTACAAAACTACATTACCGCAATTGGCGGAAAAGAAATGTTAGATAAAGTAAACACCCTTGTTATTAAATATGAAGCAGAAGCAAATGGCTCTAAAATAATTTCTGAAGAAAAACGTGCAATCGGAAAATTAGCTCAAAATCTTTTTGTGAATGATAATTTAGCGGTGGCTATGATTGTAACTCCTGAGGACGTTTTTGTAAAACAAGGCGGTGCTAAAAACCCGATTCCTGCAGAAATGGCTAAAGATATGAGAGTCTCTTCTGGTTTATTTATGGAACAAACTATTCTAGCTTTAGGTACAGCCAAATTAGCAGGTATCGAAGATGTTAAAGGACAAAAAGCCTACAAAATTGAAGTTCCTGGAACAACAGTATCTTACAATTTATTCTACGATGTAGAAACGAGCTTAAAAGTTAAAGAAACTCAAGTAATCAATATGGGCGGGCAATCTCAAGTTCAAGATTCGTTTCTTAAAGACTATAAAGCTTTCGAAGGAATTTTATTCCCTTCTATAAAAGAAAGTTCACAAATGGGTCAGCCAATACACGCTAACCTACAAGAAGTTCTTATAAATTCTGGAGTGACTGATGCCGATTTTCAATAA